Proteins from a single region of Oscillatoria sp. FACHB-1407:
- a CDS encoding LmeA family phospholipid-binding protein: MFGGLTGSKSSSSDFGERMLNAVASQSIRHLFTQSETVDVEIRCNPSSKLLQGSVDSFKMWGRHLVIRRDFLVEEMSFETDAVSIDPGSILGGNIRLKQPTQAVAQVVLTEDAINRAFTAELVKKRLVNVDLEAVTNLSGGEPISFRDVKVELRPDNQIKLMAKTDLPNRADVPLSLSATLTVEKRRRISFKNPKFEPDAIPDSMLSLAEILSMAFAQILDNMVDLDRFDLDGVTLRVNRLETHGKNLVFSGYAQIDHFPGTR, from the coding sequence ATGTTTGGTGGTTTGACAGGCTCAAAAAGTAGCTCTAGTGACTTCGGCGAGCGTATGCTAAACGCTGTCGCCAGTCAATCAATTCGCCACCTATTCACGCAAAGTGAAACTGTGGATGTCGAAATTCGCTGCAATCCCTCTAGCAAACTGTTGCAGGGCAGTGTTGATAGTTTCAAAATGTGGGGTCGTCATCTCGTCATCCGTCGCGACTTTCTGGTAGAAGAGATGTCGTTTGAAACAGATGCTGTCTCGATTGATCCCGGTTCTATCCTCGGTGGCAATATCCGTCTCAAACAGCCCACTCAAGCTGTTGCCCAGGTCGTTTTGACTGAAGATGCCATCAATCGAGCTTTTACTGCCGAATTGGTGAAAAAGCGTCTGGTCAATGTCGATTTGGAAGCAGTCACCAATTTGTCGGGGGGTGAACCCATCTCCTTCCGGGATGTCAAGGTTGAGTTGCGACCCGATAATCAGATCAAGCTGATGGCAAAAACAGACCTTCCCAATCGGGCTGATGTGCCCCTGAGCTTATCTGCTACGCTCACGGTTGAAAAGCGTCGGCGCATCTCCTTCAAAAATCCCAAATTTGAACCCGATGCCATTCCAGACTCGATGCTCAGTCTGGCTGAAATTTTGAGTATGGCATTTGCTCAAATCCTCGATAATATGGTTGATTTGGATCGGTTTGATCTCGATGGCGTTACGCTTAGGGTCAATCGACTCGAAACTCACGGGAAAAATCTGGTTTTTAGTGGGTATGCTCAGATTGACCATTTTCCGGGCACCCGATAA
- a CDS encoding aldo/keto reductase, producing MKTRKLGTQGLIVSELGLGCMGMSEFYSGRDEQEAIATLHHALDLGVTFLDTADMYGPFTNERLVGQAIRDRRDQVILATKFGNVRSEDGGWLGISGKPDYVRQACDASLQRLGVDVIDLYYQHRVDPTVPIEDTVGAMAELVQQGKVRYLGLSEAAPATIRRAHAVHPITALQTEYSLWSRDPEDEVLPTVRELGIGFVAYSPLGRGFLSGAITKPEDLAEDDYRRKAPRFQGENFAKNLELVEQVKAIAAEKNTTPSQLALAWLLAQGDDIVPIPGTKRRTYLEENVGAVEITLAPEDLARIERVAPKGSALGDRYADMSTVNR from the coding sequence ATGAAAACACGCAAACTTGGCACTCAAGGACTCATTGTTTCAGAACTAGGACTCGGCTGCATGGGTATGTCCGAGTTCTATAGTGGTCGCGATGAACAGGAAGCAATCGCCACTCTGCACCATGCCCTGGATTTGGGCGTCACCTTTCTCGATACCGCAGATATGTATGGTCCCTTCACCAATGAACGGTTGGTCGGTCAAGCGATTCGCGATCGCCGCGATCAGGTGATACTTGCCACTAAATTTGGCAATGTCCGCTCTGAGGATGGTGGTTGGTTGGGCATCAGTGGCAAACCCGATTATGTGCGGCAAGCCTGCGATGCCTCGCTGCAACGACTGGGGGTAGACGTAATTGACCTGTATTACCAGCATCGGGTTGATCCCACCGTTCCCATCGAAGACACGGTCGGAGCTATGGCAGAACTGGTGCAGCAGGGCAAAGTTCGTTATCTGGGTCTGTCTGAAGCGGCTCCAGCCACAATTCGACGGGCACACGCGGTTCATCCGATCACCGCACTGCAAACCGAATACTCCCTGTGGAGCCGCGATCCCGAAGATGAAGTGCTGCCGACAGTGCGGGAGTTGGGGATTGGCTTTGTGGCGTACAGCCCATTGGGACGAGGCTTTTTGTCGGGAGCCATCACCAAACCTGAAGACCTGGCAGAGGATGACTATCGCCGCAAAGCTCCTCGTTTTCAGGGCGAAAACTTCGCTAAAAACCTGGAACTGGTGGAGCAGGTTAAGGCGATCGCCGCTGAGAAGAACACTACTCCAAGTCAATTAGCTCTGGCGTGGCTACTGGCGCAAGGAGACGACATTGTTCCTATCCCCGGCACCAAACGTCGCACCTATTTAGAAGAAAACGTTGGAGCCGTTGAAATTACTCTAGCTCCAGAGGATTTGGCTCGTATCGAGCGAGTTGCTCCTAAAGGTAGCGCACTGGGCGATCGCTATGCCGACATGAGCACGGTGAATCGTTAG
- a CDS encoding CsgG/HfaB family protein, with protein MSFNCLVRATCSALLLTSVWVPVIVVPAASANEITIAQAQSQNRLRVAVLDFDFAATTSVLNAFGGFGPSDGISDRLTNQLTRQGAYVMIERSRINAILAEQGLAAAGLVDANTAAQIGRMLGADIVILGSVTRFNVEEGRSGVGILGIGSSNRRVTAEVQLTARMVNTTTGEILAVAEGAGDDTQRNSGFSLGGLVRVGSSTSNVDELLSNAADTAVEQLASNFQVEATRLAALPPALPNIEARVADVAGREVVINRGSQDGFRVGMTISIERVTRQVTDPETGEVLRTLSSPVGEIELTDVDDRSSMGRVTTGTGFRVGDRAIAVR; from the coding sequence ATGTCGTTTAATTGTCTAGTTCGTGCTACTTGCAGTGCGTTACTGCTAACCAGTGTATGGGTTCCCGTTATTGTTGTGCCTGCTGCGTCTGCCAACGAAATCACGATCGCTCAGGCACAGTCTCAAAATCGTCTGCGGGTTGCAGTTCTAGATTTTGACTTTGCCGCAACAACTTCGGTGCTCAATGCGTTTGGAGGGTTTGGTCCCAGTGATGGCATCAGCGATCGCTTGACTAATCAATTGACTCGCCAGGGAGCCTACGTGATGATCGAGCGTAGCCGGATCAACGCCATCTTAGCTGAACAGGGTCTTGCTGCTGCGGGTCTTGTGGATGCGAATACAGCGGCTCAGATTGGGCGTATGTTGGGAGCAGACATTGTTATTTTGGGATCGGTAACTCGCTTCAACGTCGAGGAGGGGCGATCGGGAGTCGGTATTTTGGGTATTGGCAGTAGCAACCGTCGTGTTACGGCTGAGGTTCAACTGACTGCCCGCATGGTCAACACGACCACTGGTGAAATTCTGGCGGTTGCAGAGGGGGCAGGGGATGACACGCAACGCAACAGTGGATTTTCGTTGGGTGGGTTGGTACGAGTTGGGTCGAGTACAAGTAATGTTGATGAACTTTTAAGCAATGCCGCTGATACTGCGGTCGAGCAGTTAGCCAGCAACTTTCAGGTTGAAGCCACTCGGTTAGCTGCACTGCCTCCCGCTTTGCCCAATATCGAGGCACGGGTGGCAGATGTCGCTGGCAGGGAAGTAGTGATCAATCGCGGGAGCCAGGATGGATTCCGAGTTGGGATGACCATTTCTATTGAGCGGGTTACTCGTCAAGTCACCGATCCCGAAACAGGTGAAGTCCTACGAACACTGAGTAGCCCTGTGGGAGAAATTGAACTAACCGATGTGGATGATCGGTCAAGTATGGGACGAGTGACAACGGGTACAGGCTTTCGAGTGGGCGATCGCGCGATCGCTGTTCGATAA
- a CDS encoding L-lactate MFS transporter, producing MGNVKLFGLPAERGRWFLIPLGIAVLLCLGTAYSWSIFRKPIETSLEVGATQSLLPFTTLLVVFSVLMPVTGYYIERFGPRRITAIGGVIMGIGYLASSFAHSIPALVLTYGVIAGIGVGITYGVPLAVTAKWFPDKKGIAVGTTVIGFGLSPLVTAPLARNLIAAYPPDGWKATLLIFGIAFTAIVLLASTTMKYPPTDWQPGGWQPPARTLAVTGDGTPMMQTRTFYGLWVCFIIGTFVGLAAIGIASPVGQEIVKLDAGMAAWTVSLFAVFNGLGRPFFGWVADRFTPKNAAIACYVLVIIASIMMLSAGEGSVATYLTAFCLITFSFGGWLAIAPTSTLILFRSTDYAKNYGIVFTAFGAGALLGTLTVGRIRDLFGSYTSFFYITGLLAIVGIVVAVFMLKRNPTVATELELGK from the coding sequence ATGGGCAACGTTAAATTATTTGGTCTTCCTGCCGAACGGGGCAGGTGGTTTTTGATTCCCCTTGGAATTGCGGTTTTGCTTTGCCTGGGTACGGCTTACTCCTGGAGTATTTTTCGGAAGCCGATCGAAACAAGTTTGGAGGTAGGAGCAACTCAGAGTCTACTGCCCTTCACAACGTTGCTGGTGGTCTTTTCGGTCTTGATGCCCGTTACTGGGTACTACATTGAGCGATTTGGTCCACGGCGAATTACAGCGATTGGTGGAGTGATCATGGGCATTGGCTATCTTGCCTCCAGCTTTGCCCATAGCATTCCTGCTCTCGTTCTCACCTATGGGGTAATTGCCGGAATTGGGGTTGGTATCACCTACGGTGTACCGCTAGCGGTAACTGCCAAGTGGTTTCCCGACAAGAAAGGAATTGCCGTAGGTACGACAGTGATTGGCTTTGGGCTTTCTCCCCTGGTCACTGCACCCCTCGCTCGCAATCTGATTGCGGCATATCCGCCCGATGGCTGGAAGGCGACGCTCCTCATTTTTGGAATTGCTTTTACGGCGATCGTTCTGCTGGCTTCAACCACCATGAAATATCCGCCGACAGACTGGCAACCTGGCGGGTGGCAACCTCCAGCAAGAACGCTGGCAGTCACAGGAGACGGCACACCGATGATGCAAACCCGCACTTTTTATGGGCTATGGGTCTGCTTCATCATTGGCACTTTTGTGGGTCTTGCCGCGATCGGGATCGCTAGCCCCGTCGGACAGGAGATTGTCAAGTTAGATGCCGGGATGGCAGCCTGGACGGTTTCACTGTTTGCTGTATTTAACGGCTTGGGCCGTCCCTTTTTTGGATGGGTCGCCGATCGCTTCACCCCCAAGAATGCGGCGATCGCCTGTTACGTGCTGGTGATCATCGCCTCCATCATGATGCTGAGTGCGGGTGAAGGCAGTGTTGCAACCTACCTGACCGCGTTTTGCTTGATTACTTTCTCCTTTGGCGGTTGGTTGGCGATCGCCCCTACTTCAACGCTGATCCTGTTTCGCTCTACGGACTATGCCAAGAACTACGGCATCGTCTTTACCGCTTTTGGTGCAGGTGCGTTGCTGGGGACATTGACGGTGGGACGCATCCGTGATTTGTTCGGCAGCTATACGTCCTTCTTCTACATCACCGGGCTACTGGCGATCGTCGGGATCGTGGTCGCTGTCTTCATGCTGAAGCGCAATCCCACTGTTGCCACCGAGCTTGAACTGGGCAAGTAA
- a CDS encoding MotA/TolQ/ExbB proton channel family protein has product MSIINLFIAGGVVMFPLLALSILAMALILERIFFWLQLTRRQDKVIREALALYRRSAKAAFQFLERNADLPIPRIFLAALELEQADPEEFRIALESAAQAELPLLKRFTIVFDTVTSVSPLLGLLGTILGLIQSFGSLQIGDLGGTQATGVTAGISEALISTAAGLIVAIFTLLFANMFRGLYQRQVALIQEYGGQIELLYRRRYEQSRGFPPYAPS; this is encoded by the coding sequence ATGTCCATCATCAACTTGTTCATTGCGGGTGGGGTTGTAATGTTTCCCCTCCTGGCACTGTCAATCCTGGCAATGGCTCTCATTCTGGAGCGGATTTTTTTCTGGCTCCAGCTAACGCGACGACAGGATAAGGTTATCCGAGAGGCACTTGCTCTCTATCGGCGCAGTGCGAAGGCGGCATTTCAGTTTCTAGAGCGCAATGCCGATCTCCCGATTCCCCGCATTTTTTTAGCGGCACTGGAGTTAGAACAGGCTGATCCGGAAGAGTTTCGGATTGCTCTAGAGAGTGCTGCTCAAGCTGAATTACCTCTGCTCAAACGCTTTACCATTGTGTTTGATACGGTTACCAGCGTATCCCCTCTCCTGGGGTTGTTAGGAACTATTCTGGGGCTGATTCAATCCTTTGGTTCGCTCCAAATTGGGGATTTAGGGGGCACTCAAGCCACCGGTGTAACAGCGGGGATCAGTGAAGCATTGATTTCTACCGCCGCAGGTTTGATTGTGGCGATTTTCACACTACTGTTTGCCAACATGTTTCGTGGGCTTTATCAACGTCAAGTCGCCCTGATCCAGGAGTATGGTGGACAGATAGAATTGCTCTATCGCCGCCGCTATGAGCAAAGTCGAGGATTTCCACCCTATGCGCCTTCCTGA
- a CDS encoding iron uptake porin: MSLGQLGLTPVLGVIGVLLSATIATADSSTPAPPEEVDLSIVGSSVTDNQSPLLSPQPWEPDTIAQSPSVAQLSDVQPTDWAYEALRSLVERYGCVSGYADGTYRGGRSLTRYEFAAALNTCLDRVNELVNESLAEPSLAEDLTTLRRLQEDFAEELATVRSRMEDLENRTAELESNQFSTTTRLSGQTILAFNGGLQGGVDDPSLVLLSRVRLNLVTSFAGTDQLLTQLETGTGGANNDAAAYLLRDEGEFRDDLVEAGNELTDQALNQRGSSLNDFPQLRLNNQNSIEGIRDTLATNLRDIALAAGVSPLEAQEIFETAVEAVETAQGISGFLQTNSALEYSDADSQVRLNRLSYDFAPNPNLTFAVFAQGYASDYVDRNRYANDSGDNFSTYGFVNNQLLLANDPPGAGAALRWNPLDFLTLRAVYRAEQAAIATVTPNDGNQRGLFGDPYLGVVELEFAILDDLAIALQYSGGAQGDVAYDAVGANLQLTLGQLGVFGRFGYAYNFPGGIEPSAWSLGVTMSDLFIPGAVGGFAIGQPLVFEEDVINFFNSTQTNYELFYKLPINDNISVTPMLQLITDPGNRGDDAIFTGTLRTVFNF, translated from the coding sequence ATGAGTTTAGGTCAATTGGGGTTGACTCCAGTTTTGGGGGTCATTGGCGTGCTGCTGTCAGCTACGATCGCCACCGCTGATTCTTCCACACCTGCCCCACCGGAGGAGGTTGATTTATCCATAGTTGGCTCATCTGTCACAGATAATCAATCCCCGCTCCTCTCCCCCCAACCTTGGGAACCAGACACCATCGCTCAATCTCCGTCCGTTGCTCAACTCTCAGATGTGCAGCCAACTGACTGGGCATATGAGGCATTGCGATCGCTGGTGGAACGCTATGGCTGCGTTAGTGGTTATGCAGATGGCACCTATCGAGGGGGGCGATCGCTCACCCGGTATGAGTTTGCAGCGGCGTTAAACACCTGTCTCGATCGCGTGAATGAGTTGGTCAATGAGAGCTTAGCTGAGCCTTCTCTGGCAGAAGACCTGACAACGCTGCGACGGTTGCAGGAGGATTTTGCGGAGGAGTTGGCGACGGTGCGGAGTCGCATGGAGGACTTAGAAAATCGGACGGCTGAGCTAGAGTCAAATCAGTTTTCTACAACAACTCGCCTGAGTGGGCAAACTATCTTGGCGTTTAATGGTGGGTTGCAGGGAGGTGTTGATGATCCGAGCCTCGTCCTGTTGAGTCGAGTCCGGCTTAATCTAGTCACGAGTTTTGCAGGCACCGATCAATTGTTAACTCAGTTGGAAACGGGCACAGGTGGGGCAAATAACGATGCTGCTGCCTACCTGTTGCGTGATGAAGGGGAGTTTCGGGATGATCTGGTGGAGGCAGGGAATGAACTTACCGATCAAGCCCTCAACCAGCGTGGTTCTAGTCTGAATGACTTTCCCCAACTGCGACTCAATAATCAAAACAGCATCGAGGGGATTCGCGATACCCTGGCTACTAATTTACGGGACATTGCTTTAGCCGCAGGGGTGTCACCCCTGGAGGCTCAGGAAATTTTTGAGACGGCTGTGGAAGCGGTTGAGACGGCTCAGGGGATTAGCGGATTTTTGCAAACGAACAGCGCACTTGAATATTCGGATGCAGATAGCCAAGTACGCTTGAATCGATTAAGTTATGATTTTGCGCCCAATCCAAACCTGACATTTGCTGTTTTTGCTCAGGGTTATGCCTCCGACTATGTCGATCGCAACCGTTACGCTAATGACAGTGGAGATAATTTTTCAACCTATGGCTTTGTCAACAATCAATTGCTGTTAGCCAATGACCCACCAGGGGCGGGCGCAGCCTTGCGCTGGAATCCCCTTGACTTTCTGACGCTACGAGCGGTGTACCGAGCTGAACAAGCTGCCATTGCCACCGTGACTCCTAATGACGGCAATCAGCGCGGTTTGTTTGGCGATCCCTACCTGGGAGTGGTCGAATTAGAGTTTGCAATTTTGGATGATCTGGCGATCGCCCTGCAATATAGCGGCGGTGCTCAGGGAGATGTGGCTTACGATGCGGTGGGAGCTAACCTCCAACTCACCCTAGGACAGTTGGGTGTATTCGGTCGCTTTGGGTACGCCTACAACTTTCCCGGTGGCATTGAACCGTCGGCATGGTCGCTAGGGGTGACGATGTCAGATTTGTTTATTCCAGGAGCAGTGGGCGGGTTTGCGATCGGGCAACCCCTGGTGTTTGAAGAGGATGTAATCAACTTCTTTAACAGCACACAGACCAACTATGAGTTGTTTTACAAACTGCCCATCAACGACAACATCAGCGTTACTCCCATGCTGCAACTGATTACCGATCCCGGCAATCGAGGGGATGACGCAATTTTCACAGGAACGCTGAGAACAGTCTTCAACTTTTAA
- a CDS encoding NAD(+) kinase, translating into MPKAGIIFNDLKPVACRVAEELRDKLTSLGWTVAMATGIGGILGYSQPDRPICHTPIANLVPPGFDEETQFAIVLGGDGTVLSAFRQIAPCGIPLLTVNTGHMGFLTEVYLNQLSQAIEPLLVGNYEIEERAMLTVQLLRDDIVLWEALCLNEMVLHREPLTSMCHFEIEIGKHAPVDIAADGVIISTPTGSTAYSLSAGGPVVTPGVPVLQLVPICPHSLASRALVFADSEPVTIFPANPNRLVMVVDGNGGCYVLPDDRVRVQRSPYVARFIRLRSPEFFHVLREKLGWGLPHVAKPASVELP; encoded by the coding sequence GTGCCCAAAGCTGGGATTATCTTTAATGATTTGAAGCCTGTTGCTTGTCGTGTTGCTGAGGAATTGAGGGACAAGCTGACTTCGCTTGGTTGGACTGTGGCTATGGCAACAGGAATCGGTGGGATTCTAGGTTACTCCCAACCCGATCGCCCCATTTGCCATACACCGATCGCCAATCTTGTACCACCTGGGTTTGATGAAGAGACACAGTTTGCGATCGTTCTGGGTGGCGACGGTACCGTGTTGTCAGCTTTCCGCCAAATTGCTCCCTGTGGCATTCCGCTGCTAACGGTCAACACCGGACATATGGGCTTTTTAACCGAAGTCTATCTCAATCAACTGTCGCAGGCGATCGAGCCGCTTCTAGTGGGCAACTATGAGATCGAAGAGCGAGCAATGTTGACGGTGCAACTGCTGCGAGATGACATTGTCCTGTGGGAGGCGTTGTGTCTCAACGAAATGGTGCTGCATCGGGAGCCGTTGACCAGCATGTGCCATTTTGAGATTGAGATTGGCAAACATGCCCCAGTGGATATCGCAGCGGATGGGGTGATTATTTCGACCCCGACTGGCTCCACGGCTTATTCCCTCTCAGCGGGTGGTCCTGTAGTGACACCGGGCGTGCCTGTGTTGCAACTTGTGCCAATCTGTCCCCATTCGCTGGCATCACGGGCACTGGTCTTTGCGGACAGTGAACCTGTGACGATTTTTCCTGCGAATCCTAACCGTCTGGTGATGGTGGTCGATGGCAATGGTGGTTGTTATGTCTTACCAGACGATCGCGTGAGGGTACAGCGATCGCCCTATGTTGCCCGGTTTATCCGCTTGCGCTCTCCTGAGTTTTTCCATGTGTTGAGAGAAAAACTGGGTTGGGGGTTGCCCCATGTGGCTAAGCCAGCCTCGGTAGAGCTTCCCTAA
- a CDS encoding ExbD/TolR family protein, with protein MRLPEEPDIPPQINIVPMIDVIFAILTFFVLSTLFLTRSEGLPVNLPGAVSAESQAQTQIVVTIDRDGNVSLNRQPISLEALNAQVQPLIQANTNSIVVINADTDVSHGQVVAVMDQLRQIQGIRMAIATQRP; from the coding sequence ATGCGCCTTCCTGAGGAACCGGACATTCCCCCACAAATTAACATCGTCCCCATGATCGATGTGATCTTTGCGATTCTGACTTTTTTTGTGTTGTCAACCCTGTTTCTAACCCGGTCAGAGGGGCTGCCGGTCAACTTACCTGGGGCAGTGAGTGCTGAAAGTCAGGCACAAACGCAGATTGTTGTAACCATCGATCGCGACGGCAATGTGTCACTCAATCGTCAACCGATCTCATTGGAGGCGTTAAACGCTCAGGTACAGCCACTCATTCAAGCCAACACAAACTCGATCGTGGTGATTAATGCTGATACCGACGTCAGTCATGGTCAGGTGGTCGCTGTGATGGATCAACTGCGCCAGATTCAGGGTATTCGGATGGCGATCGCCACTCAACGACCTTAG